The Paeniglutamicibacter cryotolerans DNA segment AAGCAGAGTCCCGAACACCGTCGAGATTGAACAGCGTAAGGTTCCCCTCTCGGACCGGACCTACATTGAGGGCATCCCGGCCATGGGTGTCGAGAGCGCGCTGCTCGGTTCCCGAGGACGAATCATGACTGAACGCCTAATCGACGCAGCCCGCAAAGCGGAGCAGCGTGGGTTACTCGACTCAGCAGCCGCAACCCGCGTCATCAAAGAATTGGAGACATCTTGAGCACACCACTGGATGAAAATCAGCCAGAAGAAATCACTCCGCCCAAGAATGTCCGGTACCTAGAGGGCAGGATCGCGGATCAGGCAAAGGCCGAGACCTCCACCGTCACCAGGCTCAAGTCCCTGGTAGCCAACTTGGTGGTGTGCCAGATGCTGCCACCATCCGCAGTGAAGGGTGGCACTGGTCTGAAGCTACGGCTTGGCGAGAATCTCACGCGTCAAACTCCTGACCTGGATACCGCCTTTCGCGGGAACATGCAGAAGTTTGAAGAGCAGTTACGAGAGAATCTTGCCGCTGGTTGGGGAGACTTCACCGGTGCGGTTGTGCCAGGAACTCCGCGCGCCCCAGAGAGCGTGCCGGCCGCCTACGTCATGCAGCCTTTCGCCGTGAAGCTGCAGTACCGAAACAAGTCATTCACGACCGTGGAGCTCGAAGTCGGCTTCGACGAACTTGAGGCAACCGGAAATCTCACAGAGACAGCCCTCTCCACGGAATTGATTGCCCTCTTCGCCGCACTGGGTCTCCCCCGACCAAATCCGGTGCCTGTCCTGCCACTTCACCACCAAGTCGCACAGAAACTGCATGCATGTACCGAACCAGGCAGCCAGCGGGCCCACGATCTGGTCGATTTGCAACTGATGGCAGGTCTTGCCGACGACGTCTTGGTGGCGCAGACAGTGGAACGGCTCTTCAGATTTCGGCGCCAACACGGCTGGCCTGCCCTGGCAGTCCCCACCCGGGAGTGGGACACTCTGTACGCTGATGCGGCCGTCGGCTTGGAATCAGTAGTGTTTCCCGCTGTCGGCGGGGCCGTCCAATGGCTGAACGGTGAATACATTCCGCGGATCGTGGCAGCGGGAACAGGTTCCTAACGCTGGAGAGGAGACGCAATGAAGACCCTAAACTCGGGTGTTCGGGGTCTTCTATGTCCGGCACCAAATATGCGGCCAATACATCAGACGGTGGGGAGGGAACGTTCCGCAAGGTTCCTCTTACGGGCACACCATTGCCGCGCCACCGACGTTGGATCTTCAGTGCAGTCGTCTGCGAAAATTGATACCCGTCGACTCTCCCCCTTGGCAGACCAGCGCGAAGCCCCGTGGACCCTGGGCATACCGGAGCGCTCACAAACCACACCACAAGCCAGCTGACCGGTGTCAGCGCGCCGGCCCCTCCTGGTTACGGGTCTGCTCCAGCCCGACCTCGAATGCCGTCTTGCGGACCATGGGTGCCGGCGTCAGGCCGGTCACCGCTTCACTGGGATGCTTCCCCTGACTACGAGCGGCAGCCATCCGACCCGTGATCTCACCCTCAGTGGCGAGGCCCCTCAACGACCGCTCAAACTCCCGGTAATACTCAGC contains these protein-coding regions:
- a CDS encoding nucleotidyl transferase AbiEii/AbiGii toxin family protein, with the translated sequence MSTPLDENQPEEITPPKNVRYLEGRIADQAKAETSTVTRLKSLVANLVVCQMLPPSAVKGGTGLKLRLGENLTRQTPDLDTAFRGNMQKFEEQLRENLAAGWGDFTGAVVPGTPRAPESVPAAYVMQPFAVKLQYRNKSFTTVELEVGFDELEATGNLTETALSTELIALFAALGLPRPNPVPVLPLHHQVAQKLHACTEPGSQRAHDLVDLQLMAGLADDVLVAQTVERLFRFRRQHGWPALAVPTREWDTLYADAAVGLESVVFPAVGGAVQWLNGEYIPRIVAAGTGS